TTTTTATTTCTATTCTATTATACACTATTTTTCAGATTTGAGAAGTTTCCTAATAATCAAAAAACGCCATATCCTAAGGATACGACGTGTTTTAAGTCAGCAAAAATACACCTTTAAAGGTAGTTTTTCAACTACATTCCCTTAAACGTGATTTTTAATCTTTTACTTTTCAATCCTTAGTTTTTTATACTGGGAAGTTTTCGAACCAGTCTAGGTAAATTACCTAAGTTTTAATACCTTGGTAGTATAACATCTTTCATCCAATTAGTAAATAAATTCGTTTATTTTTAAACTGGGAATCAAATGGCTCCTTAAGCTTCAACTTCTTCTTAAATTTAAACATAATAAATCCCAAATACCTATTAATTTAAACATTCCATAATTTCATATATCCTATAAATCTTAAATTCCAATCAATCTGAAACATCCATAATTTCAAGCATCCAATAAAGCTCAAACACTCCATAAATCTCAATTGCCTAGTTAGATTTCAATATCCCACCATTTCAAGCTTGCAGAATTACTTCTAACCTTTACCACATATTCTTTTTCTCTTTTAAAAATCCTAGTAGTTAATACCTCTTCCCCATCATTTAAAAATATCTCGGCAGAGGAGGAATCTAGTAAAATACGTATTTCACTTAAATGCTTTAATCGGATTTCTCGTTTTGACCTTCCATAGCCCATTCCACCTACAAATTTCATTGAGAATTTTTGTTTCTTTCTATCATAGATAAGTTTCAATATATTATTAATGTCAACGTTACATTCTCTACTCTCTTTTGCGTATGAAAGTATGATTTCAGAAGTATTTTTAAGTATTACTTCTAATTCTTCTTTAATAATTTCTGACTGGCCATTTTTTCGAAGCATTTCAAATTCCTTAATAGGGCTTTGAAATAGCTTTCCCTCCTTAAGAGCTAATTCCCTGGGTATTGTTAAGCAATGCTGCCATCCAAGTTCCTTCGTCGGGTTTATATACAGATTATTAGGTATCCCCATTAAAGCAATCATAATCACACGTTCGTTTCTATCCATAAAGGTCTGGGGAGCGTAAAAATCAAACCCTTTATCCCATTCATGAAACTCCCCCAACACATAATCATCTATGGATTTACCTTCTATAAAATAATATCCCACTTTATAATCATCACTTGTTTTATTAACTCTAGTAATATATTCCACATTACTTTTCACATCATTTCTAAAACTATTCATAGATTGATCCTGAGATGGATCATTTAGCATGTTAATACTCAGTATTGGTTTATTATCTAAATAAAAAAAATCAGGACACTCAAATATATCAAACTCTTCTTTCACATCTAGTTTTTTCTTATATTCCCATTTTATCTTATCCTTAGAAGTAAAGAAAAGTATCATTCCACCCCCATTGATTAACCTTACAGCATGCACCATAAAGTGTGCTTCATTTTCCTGCCAAACCTTAGGACCACAGACTCTACCAGAAGCCATTTCATTATAATCTGTACTCTTTAAGACAACTAACTTATCTGAGTACACATCATTAAAGTATGAATCCTTAGATACTTTAACAACTATTGTATTGAACTCATATCTTTCTAGTTCATTACTCTCAGCTTGTTGTATCACTTTGCCTGTATAATAAAAATACATTTCCTTGCCTATCATAAGGGTACTTCCGGAAAATACTCCATCTTTATCAATATTTTGATCCGCTATAATAGGCACTCCAACATACATAAAATGAAGCAAATCTCTGCTTTTATATAATGAAAAACACTGTCCATTTCTATCAATATCCATTGGTGAATACTGAATAAATACATAGTAATCACCATCACAGTCACAAAGTCCACTAGGTTCATATATTCCACCGACTGGAGGCATGACATGATATTTTTGCTGATATGGATCTACTTGTCTTCGTTTCTTATGTGCTTTTTCTATATTAAAAATATGCTCTCGAAGGCTTAATTTCATGATATTAACTCCTACTAATTTTTATATGGTAAATACGCATTACTCTCTATAATTACCAATAATGTAAAAAGCATTCATGATAGCCCCTTCTATCAGCTTTCTATCGGTTTTATCAGCTTTCTATCTGTTTTTATCGACTTTCCTTAAGAATAAAAATTGCGCTTCGCATACTCTCCCGAGCAATTACTTATATAGCACACCTTTTGTTCCGCGGGCGTAACTGCGCATCCTTAGCGGAGCGATTTTAAATAATAGGACGTAATTTATATCATAAAAAAAAGAAAGAATGAGAGATAAACTACGACACTCATTCTTTCCAATAATTTCGAAACAACTATTACATTATATCTTGAATATGTTAATGGCTGTATCTAACATCCCAACATTTCGATTTAGACTTTCCGACTCCTCATTTAACTTATGAATCATCTCCTTTTGCTGTACAATTGTAGAAGTTACTTGCTCTGTAGTTGCTGCTGTTTCTTCAGCCACTGCCGCAATTGATTCCATTGCCCTTTGTGTATCATTCTTAGCAAGTTCGATATTACCCATGCCATTTGTAATATTCTCTAAGTCATGAGCGATGTCTAAAACAAAGTCTGTAATATTATTAAACATCTCAACATTGGAATTCATAGCTATCTCTTGAGCCATAACTATTTTATCCGTTTTATTTGTGGTTTGCACAACATTTTTCATATACATTTGAATATCACCAATGATATCCTTAATCTCTGTAGATGCTTCTAGGGTTTTTGTAGCAAGATTTCTTATTTCACTTGCAACTACCCCAAAACCCCTTCCAGCATCCCCTGCTCTAGCAGCCTCAATTGCAGCATTTAACGATAGTAGATTCGTTTGCTCCGCAATTTCATTGATTACTTTTACGATGGTTTCTATCATAGAGGATTGCTTTTCAAGAGCTATCATAGATTCCGTTAAAATAGCCGTTGCTTGTTTTGTTTCCGTCGTTCTCTCTCTTAAAGTTTCAATGGAGGATTTACCACTTTGAGCTATATCCTGGGTTTTTCCTATTATATTCTTTATTTGGGTTATCGTATCACATACTTCTTCAATACGTTCTGAAAGGAAGACCATTTTATTCAAACAATTATTGGTATCCTCTGCTTGTTCAATAATTCCTGATTCGATACTTTACACTGCAAAATTAATATCTGTACTTGTTGCTAAAAGTTCGTCAGCGCTATGATTTAATATTCCCGAAGAATTTGTAACTTGCTTACTAACTCCAATTGCTTGCTCAATCAAACTCTTTACGCCTTTTAACATCTGATTTGTACTATTAGAGAGTAACTGAAATTCATCATTTCTCTTTACATCCATTAAAAATGTCAAATCACCATCGGAAGCCTTTTGCATACCACTTGCTAGTTTATTAATTGTCTTAGCGATACCGGAAGATATGAATACTCCAATGAGAATCGCTATGATAGCCGCAAGAATAACAATACCCACTGTTACATTCTTGATATTCGTTGCAGCCGCTAAAATAGTTGCTTTCGGTACTAAACCACAAAGCATTAATCCTGTTTCTCCCACCTTTGAATACAAGAATAAGTAATCTTCTCCGTTGATATCTGTGTATTCATATCCTTTATCAAGTTCATTATCAAGCATTAGCTCTTGATATATACCCAAATTGCTAACTGATAACTTATCTTCGTCCATTGCTTTAATTTCTCTGCCATCTCTCGTTATTAATGTAATTTTAGCATCATCGCTTACATCCACTTCAGTTAAAAGGCTTAAAATATTATTTAATTTTAAATCGATAAATAAGTAACCATCACCTTTACTTAATTTTCTCATCAATGATAAAGAATACATATTAGTATCCTTTTCAGCAATCTTATCAAGATATGTATGTTTACCAATCCAGGCATTATTACTGCCTGAACTCGCTCCAACTTGATATTCTTCACTCTCCATAAAATCATTATAGTCAAAGGAATTTAATGTTCCAAGTGTAGAGGCTGTCGATGCCAAAGGAGAAACAATTGTCATGGCATAAATATAATCCTCGCTTGCCGTTAAGGTTAATAAATTCGTATTAATGGTTCGTAAGGAAGACATTGCATCTGTAGAGTTCACCTTATAAATCCCTTGATACAGATTCGTTACTTCTGTATTAGTCAACACCTGAATTGCTTTGGAATTAACGGTATCCGTTATTATTTCGATACATTTTGCGGTCATATCAACGGCAGTTAAAGAAGCACTTTCATACTTTTCAATTACTGCTTTTTTAGCACTTTGATATGAAATTGATCCCAATATCACAATAAAGGCTACAGGAATCATAAATGCCGCAATTAATTTAATTTTAATTCCTATCCTTAATTTCTTTTGTAAAAGACCTTCCTCTTTTTCTTTCTTTTTACGTTCTTTTTGATTATTCCTATCTGTATTTTGTTTCATCATCTTGCTTTGTATTGCCTGTCTGCGCATCGATTTCCCATCCCTCATACGACTACACCTTCTCTTTCTGGCAAATTATAATGATTCACAAATCCAGTATACTATCATTTACGACATAAAAATACCCAATTTTTTACTACAAGTTACCCTAAAAATAAGAGTATTCGACTTATATCCTTGTTTTAATTACTTTGTTTCATTTTGGGTACAAAAAGGGGCTGTAGCAAAGTTAGAATCGCTACATCCCTCTTAAAATGAATCTATATGAACTATTCAGAAACCAATCTCTTTTCCCCAGTGATTTCTTGAATGGATTTTATATTTTGTGTAACTTCTAATACTCCAAGGTAATCGCCGCTATCAGAACGAACAGCAAAATAACTAATTAGTATATATTTATCTCCTAAGTGAAGCCAAAAATCCTCGCGATCTTTTCTTCCTGTCTTAAAATCTTCTACTATCTTTTCAACAATGTGTACGCTTGCTGGTGGATGACAATTTGATACATTTCGGCCTATGACAGATACTGTTCTTGGAAAAACTCGTTCTTTCCCTTGTGAAAAATACTTTACAGTATCGTTCTTATCAACAAAGGTAATATCCACTGGAAGTGTATCAAAGATACGAACTAATTCCTCCACATTTAATACCCCTGTAGGCATTTTAATAGTGCCTTCCACTTCTGTATTGTTTGCTTCATTAGATTCTTCTTTTTCTTGTTTTTCCTTAATTGTAGGCTTCCATTCAGGAACATGGTCCAATAAACAATAACCAAACTCAACAGAATCCTTTGCAATCTGTACCCATTCCTCTATGGTCAGATTTTCATGCAATATTGGTAAAAGAATATTCTCTTCTTTAAAAATCATTTCTTCTATACGATGCAATACCGTTTCAATATAATTTTTTAACTCATTCAAGTCTTCCTTTTCAATCTTAGCTTTTATTTCTTTTAGTTGCTCACGGATTTCATCATCAACACCCCACATTACCATAGGTGGCGCTGTAATTCCATACTTCTCCATATAAGGAAAGAATATATTTTCTTTTTTCTTATAATGACGGTCAATTTCAAAAAGATTCTCAAACTGCTTTGCAAGTGCATCAACGCTTTCATTGGCTGGTAAGTTTGATAATTGATTTTTAATCTCATGAATAAGCTTTTCTAACGCCCTGTTTTCTTGTTTTAATACATATGCTGGATGACCAGGAATGTCTGATTCTTCTTTAGGTTGGTGAATTTCCTCAATAGAACCTTTAAAAACAGACGCATGAACATCACATAGGCGTTGAACTTCCGTAATGGGTAGCCCTTCGGATATTAGAGCTTGCTCCGCCTGTGAAATTTCATCAGCTGATACTCCATGAAATATCGTAGCAAATATATCACGAACTTCTTCTACACTTTTACCTTCGTGTAACTGCGATATAATTTCTTTTAATTTTTCTTTTCTAAATTCACGATTATTAATTTCAGCACTCATTTTATCGCCTCCTTACAACTTTTTTAACTATATAATTTATTTCAAGACAGCCTTTGCAAATTGTTTTCCATATTCTTTGCAATTATTTAGTTCTGTATCATCTGGGACCCATTGAGAGCGATATCCGTCATTAACAATATGAAAACCACATTCAAGAAGACCTTTTGTTAATTGTTTTACAGCTTCACCACCCCATCCATAGCTACCAAACGCTACTGCACTTTTATTCTTTAGTTTTAATCCTTTTATCATTTCTAATATTCCACCAATTGAGAATAGATATCCATTATTGATAGTTGAGGAACCAAGTAAGATTGCTTTTGAACGGAATACTTCGGTAAGAATATCATTTTTATCATCTTTTGATGAATTCATTAACTTTATTTTAGTAGCTGGAGACACTTCTTGAATTCCTTCTGCCATGGCTTCCGCCATTTTTCTAGTGGAATTCCACATTGTGTCATAAACAAAGGTAACTTGATCTTCTTGGTAATTATCAGCCCATCTTAAGTACTGCTCAACAATTTGTGTTGGATTATCCTTCCAAATAACTCCATGACTCGGGCAGATCATAGAGATTGGTAAATTTAACGCTAAAATTTCATTTATTTTCTTTTTCACAAATGTATTAAATGGTGTCAAGATATTCGCATAGTATTTCATTGCCTGCTCATATAATTCACCCTGATCCACTTTATCGTTAAATAGTAATTCAGACGCATAATGTTGACCAAAACCATCGTTACTAAATAAAATATTTTCACCAGTAAGATATGTAAACATCGTATCTGGCCAGTGTAACATTGGAGCCTCAATAAAAATGAGTTTATTCGTTCCAAGATCTAAGGTGTCGCCTGTTTTTACAATAACGAAATTCCAATCCTCATGATAATGCCCTTTAATAATTTTTGCGCCATTTGCTGTACAATAAATAGGGGTGTTAGGAATTTCTCTCATTAACTCAGGAAGAGCGCCACTATGGTCAATTTCATTATGATTTGCAACAATGTAATCAATTTCTTTTAAGTCAATTTCTTGCTTTAGCCTTGATACAAACTCTTTATCAAATGGCTGCCACACCGTATCGATTAAAGCTACTTTCTTATCTCGAATTAAATAAGAATTATAGGAAGAACCTCTATCGATTGAATATTCGTCTCCATGAAATTTCTTTAAATCCCAGTCAATTTTTCCGACCCATGTTACTTTATCTGTTACTTTTTTACTCATAGTAAATCACCTTCCTATGTTTTATTTTTTGTTTATTACTAGACTTCTCGTCTAAAATCTTTTGTATTTGCTTCTGTAAATATAGTAACAGTGAAACAAAAAAAGTTCCGTAACATATGTTACGAAACTTTTTATTTATTTGTTTTTTAACTTATAAATATTGTTGTAATTCATCTTGATCTAGGATTTGAATTACTTTTCGATTTGTTCTAATTAGACCGTCCTTTTGCATATCCATTAATTCTCGAGATAAAGAAGGCCTTGCAACACCTAAGAAATCAGCTAATTCTTCTCGATTCATCCCTAGTTCTACCATTCCATCTTCTTTTACATTTTGTAAAAGAACTCGTGCAATCTTTTGCCGTAACGAACTGCTGGACATAATCTGTAATTTTCGATTCAAATAGAATGCCTTTTGGGAAAGAATTGAAAGCATGTTTGATATTAATAAGTTATGGTAAATGCAATTTTTAGCGCATCTATGATAAAAATAACTTCCAGGTATTAATAAAACCTTCGATGGAACCACTGCAATCGCATAATTATCGTAATTCTTATGATTCAAAAATAGAAATACTTCACCAAATATCTCTCCTTTTTGATTTATTGATGTGATAATTACTCGCTTACCAGCCACCGTATCACTGCATACATCAACAACCCCCTCCAAAAGAATATAAAGATATTTAGGTTCATCTTGTTGATAGAATATACTCTCATCTTTATTATAGTTGATAACTTCTGAACCACTACACAATAAACAATCGTTAATATCCTCATCTGTCATATTCGCAAATAGAGGGCATGTTTTTAATGTGGAAAGCATTATTAATCACCTATTTCTCGTTTTCATCTGACTTACTAGGGTTCATAAGCTTTGCAAAATCTCCTAAGCTATATTCAAAGTTAACACCAAAACGATTGTCTGTTTTTGCTTCATAGGTACGCTGGATCGCCTGGGTCGTAAAGTTTACCGCTATTTCAGTTGCCTTATTTAAATCAAATCCATTTAATAAAGCACCTAATAGGTAACTACCAAATACATCTCCTGTACCATGATAAGATCCTGGTATCTTGTCATGGAAAATATAATTAATTTCTTTCGTCTTCTTATCATAAGTTGCAGCGCCAATCTGACTTTCATCAAAGTAAACACCTGTTAAAACAACTTTTTCTGGGCCTAGCTCACCTAACTTTACAAGTAACTGTTCAATATATTCCTTTGTATATGGGCCCTTTATATATTCCTCATTAAGCATTAAAACAGCTTCAGTCATATTTGGTACAATAACATCCGCCTTTGCGCATAATTTAGCCATTCCCTTCGGAAAATCTGGTGAAAATGTAGAATAAAGCTTTCCATGGTCTGCCATAACTGGGTCTACAAATTTTAAAGTTCCTTCATTTTCGTATAAATCAAAAACTTTTGCGATAATATCTAATTGTTCAAAAGATCCTAAGTAACCAGTGTAAATGGCATTAAAACCAATATCTATTGTTTTCCAATGATTCGCAATTGGTAGAATATCATCGGTAAGATCCCTGTAAGTAAATCCTGTAAAACCACCAGTATGGGTGGATAAAACTGCGGTAGGTATAATACTTGTTTCTATACCTGCTGCTGATAACACTGGTAATGCTACTGTTAAGGAACAACGTCCAAAGCAGGATATATCATGAATTGCTACAACTCTTTTTTGCATAGGAAGCACCTCTTTCATTCTCTTCTTAAAACTCTTGTAGAAAGATATATATATGTATGCTGTCTATACTAGAGCAAATCTGATATGCTTACAATAACCAGTTTCATATTTTTTAATAAGTCCAGATTGAAATACTGGTTAATAATAAAGACACGGAATTATACCAGTAAAATGCTTCTCAACTAACTAAACATAGAAAAACATAAATAAACATAGAAAAACATAAATAAAAGAGATGCTACAATATGATCCTTCCTTTAAGTTTCTTATTGTAACATCTCATGATTTTATAAACTATCTTTTGCTGAAATTGAAGGTAAATTACTTAAATTGTTCTCTTCTTTTCCATCCGGTAAAGATTTTAAATATTCATTCCCATTTCTTGAGGCAACTCCAACACCTTGTATACCTCCTTGTTTCGCGCATTCTACACCTTCTTCTTTATCTAGTACACGTCCATCGGATAATTGGTACCCCGTAACACGTCCGCTATCTTTTACTAAAGCGACAATTTCTTTTGCATCTGCAGTTGGTTCTGGTATATCATCCAGCGCCATCATTGGTAAGCTTGTTCGGTCATTATTATTTGGCATCACTTTTCGCCTCCCATTATATGCGTATATCGGTTTATGATACTATACCATTAGAGACTAAATTTCAGCTCTCAAAAGTAGTTTACCTATAATGATTTAAAATATTCTATCAAGCATGATGCCATATTTTGATATGGATTTTCTTTCAAATATTTTTTTATTATTAAGTAAAAATTAACAGCTTGCTACTATATCAGAGTTTTGATTATCCATGTAATACAAGGTTATCTTACCTTCTCTTATGAAGATGTATATTTCTTTGATAAGTTAAATTTTATCAAACAAACTTAATTGCTCTACTCTAAAGGATTTCACCTTTCTCTCAAAAACTTGATCACCTTCATTTACATTACTACAAAGTAGAGGTGAATTTATATCATATATTTGATTATTTTCTTTTACCTTTAAATCATTTACATTCGCATAACAATAACAGCATCCATTGTTACAAGTGTCATATGCTCCAATATCAATACTCTCCACACATCCACATTCCAACCGTTGATTTCCATCTTTACGAATATCTAATTTACATCCTAAAATTCGCTGGATTAATTTATCATCAATACACTTAGCATGTCCAATTTGAAACTCATTTAACTCAATCTTTTCTGCACAAGTTTCGATTGCTAAGTGATTTCTCTGTGCTATTTCAGAAAAAGACTTTGCGATTTCTTTCATATCATTAATTGTTAATTCTCTAATGTTTAAATGTTTCGTATTGCGTAATGTCTTTGTATAAAAATCCATAAAACTAAAGATAACTTTTTCGGTATACGGACTTAATTTTTCAGTAATCTCCCCAAATGCCTTCTTATGATAGTCTACGGTATATGTTTCATTAATAAAAATGGGGTCGTATCTTAAGATTACCTTCTCGCGCCCAATAAGTTTTGACAATCCAATAAATGTAGATATCAACTCTTCTCGTTTGGAAGGTAAATTTGGTTCAACATCCTTCCCATAACCGGTTAATGTAAACTGAAAATAGAACGGATAATCCTTTAATTTCTTTAATTTAGGTATCATATTTTTAGGATTTTTTGTCCAAAATACAATGCAATCCACAAGCTCTTTCTTTAAGCTCACCTTACTAATCTGATGCGGATTCATAGGATTTCTTACATATACAAATCCTTCTTCCATCCTTTTAATAAACCAATCGGAATAATAGTTTGGTATATCTGTTCTTCTGCTTGCACTTATAATCATAATAACCTCAATCTTTATAATTCACTTAGAAATATGATGATTTAAACCATATGCAAATTTATAAACTCAAAAATATTATCTTAATATCTTCAATATAACAATAAGGCGTCTAGCTATTTTTCATATTATTTTATTATTATAGCCACTCCTATATTTTATCTACTAGTTAAAAATATAGCTTTATTATAACATGGTAATTCTCTATAAGGATATATTCTTTCCATTATTTTATAATTATTTAAAATTATATAGTAACTTCTTTCTTTTTGTTTTATTATATATAAAATTAATACGATGGGAGGACTTTTGTGAATACACCTATACTAGAAACAACACGATTAATCCTAAGACCATTTTGCTTGGAAGATGCAAAGGATGTATATGAATGCTGGGAAAGTGATCCAGATGTAGCTAAATATATGCTATGGACCAGCCACAACGAAATTAGCAAAACAATTGCATGGGTTGAAAAAGAAATTTCTAAAATTGAATCTAATGATTGGTATCGATGGGCTTTTGTATTAAAAGAAACCCAAGAACTTCTTGGAACTGGTATTATCTATTTTGAGGAAGAATATCAGAATTTTGAAATTGCTTATAACTTAGGTAAAAAAGCATGGGGTTTTGGCTATACAACGGAAGCCATGAGTGAAATCCTGCGTTTTGCAATAGAAATATTAGGAATACCTGAAATAATAGGTAGACATGCAGGGGAAAATCCTGCCTCTGGGAATATATTAAAAAAGCTAGGCTTTTCCTATGTAAAGGATATCCCCTATGAATGCAATTGTGGTACGAATATTTACGAAGGGAAAGAATATATTTTAAAGTTTTGATGTAAATAAAATTAAATTAAAAATATATAAATAGCTCCAATTGCTAGAACATATCTCTAACAATTGAAGCAACTTATTACTTATTTTTTCTTTGGCGAACACATTCGGCTAGCAAATATTCTATCTGTCCATTGATAGAACGAAAATCATCTTCCGCCCAAGATGCTAACTCATTCCAAAGACTTGGTGAGAGCCGTAGAAGAACTTGTTTTTTTGACTTTTCTTTTTCTTTCAGGGCTTTTTCTCTTTTTGCTACCTCTTTTTCCATTTCCTTAATGCTTTCGAGTCTAGCCTTAAGTTTTTCTTCCTTAGCAATAATATTATCTTCCATCTTATACCTACGCCTTTCAATTTTGGACCTTAAAGACAAAGCGGATATTCTAACTATTAACTAGTAACTATTAAAGACAAATACTCCTAATAAATCGATCCACTATTAACAATTGGCTGGGCATCCTTATTCCCACA
This portion of the Clostridium sp. Marseille-P299 genome encodes:
- a CDS encoding glycoside hydrolase family 32 protein; the protein is MKLSLREHIFNIEKAHKKRRQVDPYQQKYHVMPPVGGIYEPSGLCDCDGDYYVFIQYSPMDIDRNGQCFSLYKSRDLLHFMYVGVPIIADQNIDKDGVFSGSTLMIGKEMYFYYTGKVIQQAESNELERYEFNTIVVKVSKDSYFNDVYSDKLVVLKSTDYNEMASGRVCGPKVWQENEAHFMVHAVRLINGGGMILFFTSKDKIKWEYKKKLDVKEEFDIFECPDFFYLDNKPILSINMLNDPSQDQSMNSFRNDVKSNVEYITRVNKTSDDYKVGYYFIEGKSIDDYVLGEFHEWDKGFDFYAPQTFMDRNERVIMIALMGIPNNLYINPTKELGWQHCLTIPRELALKEGKLFQSPIKEFEMLRKNGQSEIIKEELEVILKNTSEIILSYAKESRECNVDINNILKLIYDRKKQKFSMKFVGGMGYGRSKREIRLKHLSEIRILLDSSSAEIFLNDGEEVLTTRIFKREKEYVVKVRSNSASLKWWDIEI
- a CDS encoding DUF3892 domain-containing protein, encoding MPNNNDRTSLPMMALDDIPEPTADAKEIVALVKDSGRVTGYQLSDGRVLDKEEGVECAKQGGIQGVGVASRNGNEYLKSLPDGKEENNLSNLPSISAKDSL
- a CDS encoding Crp/Fnr family transcriptional regulator — translated: MLSTLKTCPLFANMTDEDINDCLLCSGSEVINYNKDESIFYQQDEPKYLYILLEGVVDVCSDTVAGKRVIITSINQKGEIFGEVFLFLNHKNYDNYAIAVVPSKVLLIPGSYFYHRCAKNCIYHNLLISNMLSILSQKAFYLNRKLQIMSSSSLRQKIARVLLQNVKEDGMVELGMNREELADFLGVARPSLSRELMDMQKDGLIRTNRKVIQILDQDELQQYL
- a CDS encoding GNAT family N-acetyltransferase, translated to MNTPILETTRLILRPFCLEDAKDVYECWESDPDVAKYMLWTSHNEISKTIAWVEKEISKIESNDWYRWAFVLKETQELLGTGIIYFEEEYQNFEIAYNLGKKAWGFGYTTEAMSEILRFAIEILGIPEIIGRHAGENPASGNILKKLGFSYVKDIPYECNCGTNIYEGKEYILKF
- a CDS encoding methyl-accepting chemotaxis protein, with product MVFLSERIEEVCDTITQIKNIIGKTQDIAQSGKSSIETLRERTTETKQATAILTESMIALEKQSSMIETIVKVINEIAEQTNLLSLNAAIEAARAGDAGRGFGVVASEIRNLATKTLEASTEIKDIIGDIQMYMKNVVQTTNKTDKIVMAQEIAMNSNVEMFNNITDFVLDIAHDLENITNGMGNIELAKNDTQRAMESIAAVAEETAATTEQVTSTIVQQKEMIHKLNEESESLNRNVGMLDTAINIFKI
- a CDS encoding DUF438 domain-containing protein, encoding MSAEINNREFRKEKLKEIISQLHEGKSVEEVRDIFATIFHGVSADEISQAEQALISEGLPITEVQRLCDVHASVFKGSIEEIHQPKEESDIPGHPAYVLKQENRALEKLIHEIKNQLSNLPANESVDALAKQFENLFEIDRHYKKKENIFFPYMEKYGITAPPMVMWGVDDEIREQLKEIKAKIEKEDLNELKNYIETVLHRIEEMIFKEENILLPILHENLTIEEWVQIAKDSVEFGYCLLDHVPEWKPTIKEKQEKEESNEANNTEVEGTIKMPTGVLNVEELVRIFDTLPVDITFVDKNDTVKYFSQGKERVFPRTVSVIGRNVSNCHPPASVHIVEKIVEDFKTGRKDREDFWLHLGDKYILISYFAVRSDSGDYLGVLEVTQNIKSIQEITGEKRLVSE
- a CDS encoding DUF1848 domain-containing protein, with translation MIISASRRTDIPNYYSDWFIKRMEEGFVYVRNPMNPHQISKVSLKKELVDCIVFWTKNPKNMIPKLKKLKDYPFYFQFTLTGYGKDVEPNLPSKREELISTFIGLSKLIGREKVILRYDPIFINETYTVDYHKKAFGEITEKLSPYTEKVIFSFMDFYTKTLRNTKHLNIRELTINDMKEIAKSFSEIAQRNHLAIETCAEKIELNEFQIGHAKCIDDKLIQRILGCKLDIRKDGNQRLECGCVESIDIGAYDTCNNGCCYCYANVNDLKVKENNQIYDINSPLLCSNVNEGDQVFERKVKSFRVEQLSLFDKI
- a CDS encoding pyridoxamine kinase, encoding MQKRVVAIHDISCFGRCSLTVALPVLSAAGIETSIIPTAVLSTHTGGFTGFTYRDLTDDILPIANHWKTIDIGFNAIYTGYLGSFEQLDIIAKVFDLYENEGTLKFVDPVMADHGKLYSTFSPDFPKGMAKLCAKADVIVPNMTEAVLMLNEEYIKGPYTKEYIEQLLVKLGELGPEKVVLTGVYFDESQIGAATYDKKTKEINYIFHDKIPGSYHGTGDVFGSYLLGALLNGFDLNKATEIAVNFTTQAIQRTYEAKTDNRFGVNFEYSLGDFAKLMNPSKSDENEK
- a CDS encoding PDC sensor domain-containing protein, whose translation is MRDGKSMRRQAIQSKMMKQNTDRNNQKERKKKEKEEGLLQKKLRIGIKIKLIAAFMIPVAFIVILGSISYQSAKKAVIEKYESASLTAVDMTAKCIEIITDTVNSKAIQVLTNTEVTNLYQGIYKVNSTDAMSSLRTINTNLLTLTASEDYIYAMTIVSPLASTASTLGTLNSFDYNDFMESEEYQVGASSGSNNAWIGKHTYLDKIAEKDTNMYSLSLMRKLSKGDGYLFIDLKLNNILSLLTEVDVSDDAKITLITRDGREIKAMDEDKLSVSNLGIYQELMLDNELDKGYEYTDINGEDYLFLYSKVGETGLMLCGLVPKATILAAATNIKNVTVGIVILAAIIAILIGVFISSGIAKTINKLASGMQKASDGDLTFLMDVKRNDEFQLLSNSTNQMLKGVKSLIEQAIGVSKQVTNSSGILNHSADELLATSTDINFAV
- a CDS encoding anaerobic nitric oxide reductase flavorubredoxin, whose amino-acid sequence is MSKKVTDKVTWVGKIDWDLKKFHGDEYSIDRGSSYNSYLIRDKKVALIDTVWQPFDKEFVSRLKQEIDLKEIDYIVANHNEIDHSGALPELMREIPNTPIYCTANGAKIIKGHYHEDWNFVIVKTGDTLDLGTNKLIFIEAPMLHWPDTMFTYLTGENILFSNDGFGQHYASELLFNDKVDQGELYEQAMKYYANILTPFNTFVKKKINEILALNLPISMICPSHGVIWKDNPTQIVEQYLRWADNYQEDQVTFVYDTMWNSTRKMAEAMAEGIQEVSPATKIKLMNSSKDDKNDILTEVFRSKAILLGSSTINNGYLFSIGGILEMIKGLKLKNKSAVAFGSYGWGGEAVKQLTKGLLECGFHIVNDGYRSQWVPDDTELNNCKEYGKQFAKAVLK